A single region of the Podospora pseudopauciseta strain CBS 411.78 chromosome 1, whole genome shotgun sequence genome encodes:
- a CDS encoding hypothetical protein (EggNog:ENOG503NVZJ) — protein MMESAALTKAHDHARAASIATQTSDTTVAVTEHAQAAGEFANAAKGTTSIEALRMLSLLEQHHKRLSELLKLPLGLPSQNSIDSDIAEADEKDSTDHDDVKTATSSKASAAAPGSAHATKPIPTLSHQRYPGRNLSSSIANNLASARGIRSKYPSQPLTPSVSNDQAPGSLEVYPRREGSTRGSKTPDSLDHSRKPGWVPPVIAEHASHEPNKVEQNTGSSTPSEEGFSRFYSTFGTLINRLSAPLAFAGLPLISEESSVTSDRTSPVRPPEPTPPRKRQWTAHPQTTTTATTETDLKKIYSRAALRSLPRDPSAADSFYFVPTSGHTVSYASILHHETKERRRLAASIHRDPNSLEDDDEDDFVDAQEIQIPPQLGSRRPPSLLSSHSGKSRATNEKDHLKNVVEELQLENASLKDALDRVSKRLHAFELNSQSSHLALAQSLRLQRPGSPMSASSGGGYGHLPPGGGSGEEVALKKRNAELEEQLAELTKRMVAREKDYDRLEQTVEKYRDRWEKLKAGAKARREAQSGPSTAGAGTAGDRGEGAVNVSKR, from the exons ATGATGGAGTCCGCCGCGCTCACAAAG GCACACGACCATGCCCGCGCTGCATCCATCGCTACACAAACATCCGACACCACTGTTGCCGTTACGGAACATGCGCAGGCTGCTGGCGAGTTCGCTAACGCGGCTAAGGGGACGACGAGCATCGAGGCTTTGCGCATGCTGAGCTTGTTGGAGCAACACCATAAGCGGCTGTCCGAGTTGCTGAAGTTACCCCTAGGACTCCCCAGCCAGAATAGTATCGACAGCGATATTGCCGAGGCAGATGAGAAAGATTCTACAGATCACGACGATGTCAAAACTGCAACATCTTCCAAGGCTtcagctgctgctcctggATCCGCCCATGCGACAAAGCCCATCCCCACGCTGTCTCATCAACGGTACCCTGGGCGAAATCTGTCATCCTCCATAGCAAACAACTTGGCATCCGCTCGAGGAATTCGATCAAAGTATCCCAGCCAGCCTCTGACACCCAGCGTTTCCAACGACCAGGCTCCTGGAAGTTTGGAAGTGTATCCCCGCAGGGAGGGCTCCACGAGAGGCTCCAAAACCCCGGATTCTCTGGACCACTCACGCAAGCCAGGCTGGGTTCCCCCTGTCATTGCAGAGCATGCATCTCATGAGCCCAACAAGGTCGAACAGAATACCGGCAGTTCGACCCCTAGCGAGGAGGGCTTCTCCAGGTTTTATAGCACATTTGGCACTTTGATCAATCGTCTCTCCGCGCCCCTCGCCTTCGCCGGGCTGCCATTAATCTCGGAGGAGTCATCAGTCACCTCTGATCGGACCAGCCCCGTCCGCCCCCCAgaacccacccctccacgaAAGCGCCAATGGACCGCGCATCCCCAAACGACGACAACCGCTACTACTGAAACTGATCTCAAAAAGATATACTCCCGCGCGGCCCTCCGATCCCTCCCTCGAGACCCGAGCGCTGCCGACTCTTTTTATTTTGTCCCTACGAGCGGGCATACCGTATCTTACGCTAGCATCCTCCATCATGAAACGAAAGAACGTCGTCGTCTTGCAGCCTCCATACACCGCGATCCCAACAGCCtagaggatgacgacgaagacgacttTGTTGACGCACAAGAGATCCAGATACCTCCTCAACTCGGCTCTCGCAGACCACCGTCTCTACTATCATCACACTCAGGCAAATCTCGGGCAACAAACGAAAAAGACCATCTTAAAAATGTTGTCGAGGAGCTCCAACTCGAGAACGCTTCGCTCAAGGACGCCCTGGATAGAGTGAGCAAACGTCTACACGCGTTCGAACTCAACAGCCAGAGTTCCCACCTGGCGTTGGCACAAAGCTTACGGTTGCAAAGACCCGGATCGCCAATGAGTGCTTCGAGCGGTGGTGGGTACGGACATTTGCCCCCAGGTGGGGGTTCAGGAGAGGAAGTGGCtctgaagaagaggaacgCGGAGTTGGAGGAGCAGCTGGCTGAGCTGACAAAGAGGATGGTGGCCAGGGAGAAAGATTATGACAGGCTAGAGCAGACAGTAGAGAAATACAGGGATAGGTGGGAGAAATTGAAAGCTGGGGCCAAGGCCAGGAGGGAGGCGCAAAGTGGTCCTTCGACTGCTGGAGCTGGTACTGCGGGCGATAGAGGAGAGGGGGCGGTAAATGTGTCTAAAAGATGA
- a CDS encoding hypothetical protein (EggNog:ENOG503NX2X; COG:S) — MDGTSNGLGKLLPKAIAAKRRRNKASSIYSSTSNDDVAPHRGPDNSNAPVGETSSLRRTDSQLSEDNTDLISFESDTASPDTRPTAISVHPSQIGHLTTSSPLVQEKYKPESQTSDVLSSEISGLSTRSSTLPQDSSDSLESTPSLRKSRTHNLLHPDSDPPKRSTSGNRLRDVFRSKRGSEKSSSDEKTVPESSPAANPESEAKVSTGRNRALSRGPTLEPLKAPPRTPQTPPHGEPTPPVIVNTPPTPTDPQLPVIVATSSSPRRPANASPVGNMITQRRRAGSNAGPSKLSTITSAPLTPTPEAGPVSPNPAATFFSSMFSAVQNTANSLSSTISTANLAPGTKSRAGTPSQETDSTPQQQQQQDGVEVESSSIPDLSSESKEPAVKTLGMGDLSLSQLGISETPSNVPSPVASKFADPDPRNRSDSAPDPHPAVTEIVDESHLSRPRSVYSANGDRTPPAGSVYEGRSGVHRSGSIRSALGHRRKRGSSIATHNTSGSAIGAAISAANSSVANPNAAGSTPKLTGFAVATKKRNRDFHNLFKSVPDDDYLIEDYSCALQREILAHGRLYISEGHLCFSSNILGWVTTLVMSFDEIVSVEKRSTALVFKNGLEISTLHAKHIFASFASRDTTYDLIIKIWKLGHPHLQSSLNGVRLEEPGGDRTEKVDVENVSVAGSQSVSGSDDESADGDDDDDDVYDEDEEEEDSQEASLPADATSEGPDKTATRKVSGPVPSEKADDNAPTSGGDFPGPISHAPTECGDEGTHFEKILGDETIPAPLGKVYNLLFGPGSAAWMGKFLTVDQKCLDLQMEDKRGLTGEVKSRTFTYIKPLNASIGPKQTKCIVTEQLESIDLDKSVNVLCSTQNPDVPSGNIFVVKTKYCLTWGENNGTRVQINCTIEWSGKSWLKGPIEKGANEGQTQYCKDLFASLRAAISSRPRSSTLGIAAGARGKKRGRKAKSALASNQASDVESVAKVSVKESWGLLEPVRPFLGPVFDIIRPILTGNVVYGLLVGLLVASWFGFGTRQGPVPYGRDIGFANYPQRIAAYEEMWSREESELWEWIEERAGLDRLNGGSMPAPRKRTVDPRTVEEKLREERMAERELREAIRVTEEHLQVLKSVVNRKERGEKATSD; from the exons ATGGACGGCACCTCAAACGGACTGGGAAAGCTATTGCCAAAGGCCATCGCGGCAAAACGGCGGCGAAACAAGGCCTCGTCCATttacagcagcaccagcaacgaTGATGTCGCGCCACACAGAGGACCAGACAACTCCAATGCCCCTGTCGGCGAAACCAGCTCTCTGCGCCGCACCGACAGCCAGCTCAGCGAGGACAATACCGATTTGATTTCGTTCGAGTCTGACACAGCATC GCCAGACACCCGTCCCACCGCCATCTCAGTCCACCCGTCCCAGATCGGGCACTTAACTACATCCTCGCCCCTCGTGCAGGAGAAATACAAGCCAGAGTCACAAACCTCAGACGTCCTGTCTTCTGAAATCTCCGGATTGTCGACCCGATCTTCGACTTTGCCGCAAGACTCCTCGGACAGTCTGGAGTCTACCCCTTCGCTGAGAAAGTCCCGAACCCATAACCTCCTGCATCCCGATTCCGATCCACCGAAAAGGTCTACATCTGGAAACCGACTCAGAGACGTATTCCGCTCGAAAAGGGGTTCGGAAAAGAGTTCCAGTGACGAGAAGACTGTGCCCGAGTCTTCGCCAGCGGCCAACCCAGAGTCTGAAGCCAAAGTCTCGACCGGCCGAAACCGTGCCCTTTCACGCGGTCCGACGTTGGAACCTCTGAAAGCCCCGCCACGAACACCACAGACTCCGCCACATGGAGAGCCTACTCCGCCAGTGATCGTGAATACCCCTCCCACACCAACCGATCCTCAGCTGCCCGTCATCGTGGcgaccagcagcagccctcgTCGTCCGGCGAATGCGTCTCCCGTGGGGAATATGATAACGCAACGAAGAAGAGCGGGGTCAAATGCAGGCCCAAGCAAGCTGTCAACGATAACATCCGCCCCTCTCACGCCAACGCCGGAAGCTGGGCCAGTTTCACCGAACCCAGCTGCCACGTTCTTTTCGTCCATGTTCTCAGCAGTCCAAAATACTGCCAACTCGCTCAGTAGCACTATATCAACGGCGAATCTAGCTCCCGGGACGAAGTCTAGGGCCGGTACACCGTCTCAGGAAACCGACAGcacaccacagcaacaacagcagcaggacGGCGTCGAGGTTGAATCCTCATCCATTCCTGATTTGTCTTCAGAATCCAAGGAGCCAGCCGTTAAAACGCTAGGCATGGGCGATCTCAGTCTTAGCCAGCTCGGTATTTCCGAGACACCGAGCAATGTTCCTAGTCCTGTGGCCTCAAAATTTGCGGATCCTGATCCACGAAATCGATCAGATTCAGCCCCGGACCCCCATCCCGCTGTGACGGAAATTGTGGACGAGTCGCATCTTTCGCGGCCGAGATCGGTGTATTCTGCCAACGGAGATCGCACGCCACCAGCAGGGAGTGTATATGAGGGTAGATCAGGGGTTCACCGGAGCGGAAGCATTCGCAGTGCTCTTGGTCACCGCAGGAAGCGAGGCAGCAGCATAGCTACACACAACACATCTGGGAGCGCCATAGGCGCTGCTATTTCAGCTGCCAACTCTTCGGTGGCTAACCCCAATGCTGCGGGAAGCACCCCGAAACTTACTGGATTTGCTGTCGCTACTAAGAAGCGCAACCGTGACTTTCATAACCTTTTCAAAAGCGTGCCCGATGACGATTACCTGATTGAGGACTACAGCTGTGCTCTGCAGCGTGAAATTCTCGCTCATGGCCGGTTATACATCTCAGAGGGACACCTCTGCTTTAGCAGCAATATCTTGGGCTGGGTGACGACGCTGGTGATGAGCTTTGACGAGATTGTCTCAGTCGAAAAGCGGAGTACGGCGCTGGTGTTCAAGAACGGCCTGGAGATTTCTACTCTACATGCCAAGCATATCTTTGCCTCTTTTGCGAGCCGCGACACGACATACGATCTGATCATCAAAATCTGGAAGCTTGGTCATCCTCACCTCCAGAGCTCTCTCAATGGCGTCCGTCTGGAGGAACCGGGCGGCGACCGTACCGAAAAGGTTGATGTGGAGAACGTCTCTGTGGCAGGGAGCCAGAGCGTATCCGGATCCGATGACGAGAGTGCTGAtggggatgacgatgatgacgatgtgtatgatgaggatgaggaagaggaggatagCCAAGAAGCAAGCTTGCCTGCGGACGCAACCTCAGAGGGCCCTGATAAGACAGCCACTCGCAAGGTATCTGGTCCAGTGCCCTCGGAGAAGGCCGACGACAATGCTCCCACaagtggtggtgattttcCAGGTCCTATCAGTCACGCCCCGACAGAGTGCGGGGATGAAGGGACACATTTTGAGAAGATTCTGGGCGACGAAACTATTCCGGCGCCGTTGGGCAAAGTCTATAACTTGCTCTTTGGACCTGGCTCGGCCGCATGGATGGGCAAATTCCTGACCGTGGACCAAAAATGTCTGGATCTCCAGATGGAGGACAAGCGAGGTCTCACTGGGGAGGTCAAGTCGCGGACGTTCACCTACATCAAACCTCTTAACGCCTCGATAGGGCCTAAGCAGACGAAATGTATTGTTACGGAGCAGCTGGAATCCATCGACCTCGACAAGTCTGTCAACGTGCTTTGCAGTACGCAAAATCCCGATGTACCAAGTGGCAACATATTTGTGGTGAAGACAAAGTATTGTCTTACGTGGGGTGAGAACAATGGCACTCGTGTTCAGATCAACTGCACTATCGAGTGGTCTGGCAAGAGCTGGCTGAAGG GTCCCATTGAGAAGGGCGCAAACGAAGGACAGACGCAGTACTGCAAAGATCTTTTTGCCAGTCTGCGAGCAGCCATTTCTTCTCGGCCACGGTCTAGCACTCTCGGTATTGCCGCAGGGGCACGTGGCAAGAAGCGTGGACGCAAGGCGAAGTCCGCGCTGGCCTCTAACCAAGCCAGCGACGTTGAGAGTGTTGCCAAGGTGTCAGTAAAGGAGAGCTGGGGTCTGCTTGAGCCTGTGCGGCCTTTCCTCGGGCCCGTGTTTGATATCATCAGGCCTATTCTTACCGGAAATGTGGTGTACGGGTTGCTTGTCGGTCTGCTGGTGGCTAGCTGGTTCGGGTTTGGTACTCGACAAGGACCAGTACCCTATGGCCGCGACATCGGGTTTGCAAACTACCCACAGCGAATTGCGGCTTACGAGGAAATGTGGAGCAGAGAGGAAAGTGAGCTGTGGGAATGGATTGAGGAGAGAGCTGGTCTGGACCGGCTGAACGGTGGTAGTATGCCAGCCCCGAGAAAGAGGACCGTGGATCCAAGGACGGTAGAGGAGAAGCtgcgggaggagaggatggctgAGAGAGAGCTCCGGGAGGCGATCAGAGTGACGGAGGAGCATTTGCAAGTTTTGAAGTCGGTTGTCAacaggaaggagaggggcGAGAAGGCTACAAGTGATTGA